In Pygocentrus nattereri isolate fPygNat1 chromosome 26, fPygNat1.pri, whole genome shotgun sequence, one genomic interval encodes:
- the ngfb gene encoding nerve growth factor → MRWSVLALLLLFCSHTLALRSGDVSLQNNNKEQDGTRVADSTPTVDPKLFNKRRYRSPRVLFSERPPDSDPAEHQGSAGTKGRTKRRAGQQPQHRGVYSVCESVSFWVGNKTKATDIRGNEVMVLPDVNINDVKKKQYFFETTCSGARPAGSGCLGIDGRHWNSYCTNSHTFVRALTSFKNLVAWRLIRINVACVCVLSRKSWRQ, encoded by the coding sequence ATGCGGTGGTCTGTGCTAGCTCTGCTGCTCCTATTCTGCAGCCACACTTTGGCACTGCGATCAGGTGATGTCTCCCTGCAGAACAATAACAAGGAACAGGATGGCACCAGGGTGGCTGACTCCACGCCCACTGTTGACCCCAAACTCTTCAATAAGAGACGATACCGTTCACCCCGTGTGCTGTTTAGCGAACGACCACCTGATTCGGACCCTGCAGAGCACCAGGGATCAGCGGGCACAAAGGGCAGGACAAAGCGGCGTGCTGGACAACAGCCCCAGCACCGTGGGGTATATTCGGTGTGTGAGAGTGTCAGCTTCTGGGTGGGGAATAAGACCAAAGCTACAGACATCAGAGGCAACGAGGTAATGGTGCTCCCTGATGTCAACATCAATGACGTCAAGAAAAAGCAGTACTTCTTCGAGACAACATGTAGCGGGGCCCGGCCCGCGGGCTCAGGCTGTCTGGGCATTGACGGACGCCACTGGAACTCATACTGCACCAACTCTCATACGTTTGTGCGGGCATTGACTTCATTCAAGAACTTAGTGGCTTGGAGACTTATTAGAATCAATGtggcctgtgtttgtgtgctcagCCGCAAGTCCTGGAGACAATGA